One stretch of Hevea brasiliensis isolate MT/VB/25A 57/8 chromosome 12, ASM3005281v1, whole genome shotgun sequence DNA includes these proteins:
- the LOC110664365 gene encoding protein TIC 22, chloroplastic, with product MEPAKPSNPLLSLSTFIHQHCLRLGAELATRFGDTTRALTANLPPGPTARRLRTAPFFASVSQQKHAAAAGTLSSEHVAKTLAGTAVYTVSNTNNEFVLISDPDGAKSISLLCFRQEDAETFLAQVRLRRRELRSEAKVVPITLDQVYMLKVEGIAFRFLPDPVQIKNALELKAADIKSGFDGVPVFQSDLLVVKKKNKRYCPIYFQKEDIEKELSKVSRASRGLGLAQHIMVGSLEDVLRKMEISEKNSGWEDLIFIPPGKSCSQHIQEVVKL from the exons ATGGAACCCGCAAAACCCTCAAACCCTCTCTTATCTCTCTCCACATTCATCCACCAGCACTGCCTCCGGCTGGGGGCCGAGCTTGCCACTCGGTTCGGCGACACTACTCGAGCCCTAACCGCCAATCTCCCGCCGGGACCGACAGCCCGGCGGCTCCGTACGGCGCCGTTTTTCGCCTCTGTCTCGCAGCAGAAGCACGCCGCAGCTGCTGGCACTCTGAGCTCAGAGCACGTGGCAAAAACCCTTGCTGGCACGGCAGTGTACACAGTTAGCAATACCAACAATGAGTTCGTGCTTATCTCCGATCCTGATGGAGCCAAGTCAATTAGCTTGCTCTGCTTTCGCCAGGAAGACGCTGAAACCTTTCTCGCTCAG GTTCGGTTGCGGAGAAGAGAATTGCGAAGTGAGGCTAAGGTTGTGCCTATCACCCTTGATCAG GTGTACATGTTGAAGGTTGAGGGAATTGCATTTCGGTTTTTGCCTGATCCAGTTCAAATAAAGAATGCATTAGAG CTAAAAGCTGCTGACATCAAGAGCGGTTTTGATGGAGTTCCTGTTTTTCAG TCAGACCTTCTGGTtgtgaagaagaaaaacaagcgTTACTGCCCAATATATTTCCAAAAG GAAGATATAGAAAAAGAACTGTCAAAGGTTTCTAGGGCATCAAGAGGGCTGGGTCTTGCTCAACATATTATG GTGGGAAGTTTAGAGGATGTTCTGAGAAAAATGGAG ATTAGTGAGAAGAATTCAGGCTGGGAAGATCTGATTTTCATTCCACCTGGTAAAAGCTGCTCTCAACATATTCAGGAGGTAGTTAAGTTATGA